Proteins encoded in a region of the uncultured Fibrobacter sp. genome:
- a CDS encoding thrombospondin type 3 repeat-containing protein, producing MKKLFAALSLLSISAFAQVGIVHSTSGIHVPSANTLPQGHLFVSGAFEMVSDGQALSMEGHYVDEDAGKVQLDKNTPSNDENLFLSFGLLDNFEMGFTLPFHYDGEIRGHNLKGLALGDLQMMAKANIPINDWFHLGLSGEIFIPTGSKEKGFRTRHRWYTATNGDAYAYTANTLAAEGNLHLSIDILNYATFNGYSGILKTIEDNKNFLLWGAGFEIFPEMRLTVILEASGEYPLHTTHAHNDFLNSPFRMTPGLKIHLPYESALTISGDIGLGYFTDKKTEDGLPVTLQSTDPPIQYTQYGSPDLTIAITFSKVFDFSWNDEDHDGVIDRKDMCPSTAKGLKVNERGCPVDEDQDGVLNIVDLCPGTPFGLTVDYNGCPLDSDHDGVPDYLEKCHGTPKGFAVDSTGCTLDTDGDGIDDNNDKCANTPRTERVGQDGCPLDQDHDGVPNATDLCPNTPEGISVDKSGCPLDFDGDGIPDELDKCPNTILGEKVDPWGCPIDSDMDGVPDAKDQCDETPLGATVNAQGCRIDLDGDGVFDENDKCPGTPEGAPIDSLGCPLDSDMDGVADWMDQCPGTLPNAAINTHGCPINTKLNYNYIARRIRFKGADSTLLNSSYTALNDIVYMMRQHPMTLEIQCSASDISSENAEQVAIERAEVIYNYLVKKGIDEKRLKYSGFAKKLPPTLTQKKGSTDIVRLIPAIEIKKD from the coding sequence ATGAAAAAGTTGTTTGCCGCTTTAAGTCTACTCTCTATTTCCGCCTTTGCGCAGGTGGGAATCGTGCACTCGACGAGCGGCATCCATGTTCCGTCGGCAAACACACTCCCCCAGGGGCATCTTTTTGTTTCAGGGGCATTTGAAATGGTTAGCGACGGACAGGCCCTAAGTATGGAAGGCCATTACGTCGACGAAGACGCAGGCAAAGTCCAACTCGACAAGAACACCCCTTCCAATGACGAGAACCTATTCCTTTCCTTCGGGCTTCTCGACAATTTCGAAATGGGCTTTACGCTACCGTTCCACTACGACGGTGAAATCCGGGGACACAACCTCAAGGGCCTTGCGCTCGGCGACCTCCAGATGATGGCAAAGGCAAACATTCCCATCAACGACTGGTTTCACCTTGGTTTAAGTGGCGAAATTTTCATTCCCACAGGCTCCAAGGAAAAAGGCTTTCGCACCAGGCACCGCTGGTACACAGCAACCAACGGAGACGCCTACGCCTATACGGCAAACACCTTAGCCGCCGAAGGAAACCTGCACCTGTCTATAGATATTCTGAATTACGCAACGTTCAATGGCTATAGCGGAATTCTCAAGACCATCGAAGACAACAAGAATTTCTTGCTTTGGGGTGCCGGATTCGAAATATTCCCAGAGATGAGACTAACAGTCATCCTTGAAGCCTCCGGTGAATACCCCTTGCATACGACACATGCTCACAACGATTTCTTGAACAGCCCTTTCCGAATGACCCCCGGATTAAAAATTCACCTGCCCTACGAAAGCGCCCTCACCATTTCGGGCGACATCGGGCTTGGCTACTTCACCGACAAAAAGACCGAAGACGGCCTCCCTGTAACGCTCCAGTCCACCGATCCGCCCATTCAGTATACGCAATACGGCTCTCCCGATTTGACTATAGCCATTACCTTCAGCAAGGTATTCGACTTTAGCTGGAATGACGAGGACCATGATGGCGTCATCGACCGAAAAGACATGTGCCCGAGTACCGCAAAAGGTCTCAAGGTGAACGAACGCGGATGCCCTGTAGACGAAGACCAGGACGGAGTCCTGAACATCGTAGACTTATGCCCAGGAACCCCATTCGGGCTTACCGTGGACTACAACGGCTGTCCCCTCGATTCCGACCACGACGGCGTACCCGACTACCTTGAAAAATGTCACGGCACCCCCAAAGGCTTTGCGGTAGACTCCACCGGATGTACACTCGATACCGACGGTGACGGCATTGACGACAACAACGACAAGTGCGCAAATACGCCCAGAACAGAAAGGGTCGGTCAAGACGGTTGCCCCCTGGATCAGGATCACGATGGTGTTCCTAACGCAACAGACCTGTGCCCCAACACCCCCGAAGGAATTTCCGTAGACAAGTCAGGATGTCCGCTAGACTTTGACGGAGACGGCATTCCCGACGAACTAGACAAGTGCCCCAACACCATTCTTGGAGAAAAGGTGGACCCGTGGGGCTGCCCCATCGACAGCGACATGGACGGTGTTCCCGACGCCAAAGACCAGTGTGACGAAACCCCGCTTGGCGCCACCGTAAACGCGCAAGGATGCCGCATAGACCTGGATGGAGACGGCGTATTCGATGAAAACGACAAATGCCCAGGAACCCCCGAAGGCGCTCCGATCGATAGCCTCGGCTGCCCCCTGGATTCTGACATGGACGGTGTTGCAGACTGGATGGACCAATGCCCGGGAACACTCCCCAATGCAGCCATCAACACGCATGGTTGCCCCATCAACACCAAGCTCAACTATAATTACATTGCCCGACGCATTCGCTTTAAGGGGGCGGACTCCACCCTGCTCAATTCTAGCTACACCGCGCTAAACGACATCGTCTACATGATGCGCCAGCACCCCATGACACTTGAAATCCAGTGTAGCGCAAGCGACATTTCATCGGAAAATGCAGAACAGGTGGCAATCGAGAGAGCTGAAGTCATATACAACTACCTTGTAAAAAAGGGAATCGACGAAAAGCGCCTCAAGTACAGTGGATTCGCAAAAAAGCTTCCGCCGACACTTACTCAGAAAAAAGGCAGCACCGACATTGTGCGCCTAATTCCCGCAATAGAAATAAAGAAAGACTAA
- a CDS encoding peptidylprolyl isomerase, with protein sequence MKIADKTVVQMHYTLTSDEGKVIDSSEGREPLQYIQGAHMIVVGLEKAMVGHNVGDKFDVKVIPSEGYGEYDESMTQEVPLDVFQGVEKVEAGMMFYANTPAGPMPIRVKSVSEKTAVIDANHELAGQNLNFAIEVVSVREATEEELNPGHHCCCGGKGEGECKCGEEDHECECGGQGKKENCDGNGGCGCPNHDKHHG encoded by the coding sequence ATGAAGATTGCCGACAAGACCGTTGTCCAAATGCACTACACCCTGACCTCCGACGAAGGAAAAGTCATCGACTCCTCCGAAGGTCGCGAACCGCTGCAATACATCCAGGGCGCACACATGATTGTTGTCGGACTGGAAAAGGCCATGGTCGGCCACAACGTGGGCGACAAGTTTGACGTCAAGGTGATTCCGTCCGAAGGCTACGGCGAATACGACGAATCGATGACGCAGGAAGTTCCATTGGACGTTTTCCAGGGAGTCGAAAAGGTCGAAGCAGGCATGATGTTCTACGCCAATACGCCCGCAGGCCCGATGCCGATTCGCGTGAAGAGCGTTTCCGAAAAGACTGCAGTCATTGACGCAAACCACGAACTCGCCGGTCAAAATCTGAACTTTGCGATTGAAGTTGTTTCCGTTCGCGAAGCTACCGAAGAAGAACTGAATCCCGGACACCACTGCTGCTGTGGCGGCAAGGGCGAAGGCGAATGCAAGTGCGGTGAAGAAGACCACGAATGCGAATGCGGTGGCCAGGGCAAAAAGGAAAACTGCGATGGAAATGGTGGCTGCGGCTGCCCCAACCACGATAAGCATCACGGCTAA
- the mutL gene encoding DNA mismatch repair endonuclease MutL translates to MKTAKIHVLSDEIINKIAAGEVIERPASAVKELIENAIDAGATRIQVTIEEGGKKKIQVTDNGKGMNSADLDLCYLRHTTSKLFSADDLFHLQTNGFRGEAVASIAAVSKLTITSATDEGDSGRLVLEGGNVIRKEDVQASRGTTFLVEDLFYNTPVRRTFLSSETAESTRIFDVVLKTAIAHPEIRFDYKVGDKSVFTGVPGELRNRIAEAIGSKIAKVLLPVDYTEAGVHIWGYISPTTETNGKRNHQFLFIRNRPIESKMISKAVQQAYEPYGAQCKPVSVLFMDMPDMEFDVNVHPAKREVRFANQNLVFLVVAHAIRDTFTKNMESNSPFIDLSDEIAGISQTKPTEVQDNPKVPYGFEEPIYKPSSNFAPSPSDFATKESSGDIPEMSNRQATPFNYERHRETHPAEDLAQDMFSQPEAGKVISLEGHVNETPAPTPQWVPPTFFQIANTYIAGEDSNGLLVIDQHAAHSRVLYEQALETLKKGSALDSQELLFPELLDLSKIEVEALRSVEDQFKHLGFYIEHFGGETYQIRAIPSALPLSRAIKAVKDFLDSIGDEGKGEGDMVKVQDTIAKAWANTNAYQAGDKLKPEEMAALVSQLMLTEEPLKSPYGHPTLLRFTLDELAKKFKR, encoded by the coding sequence ATGAAAACGGCGAAAATACATGTTTTATCCGATGAAATCATCAATAAAATTGCCGCAGGCGAGGTTATTGAGCGCCCAGCATCGGCAGTAAAGGAACTTATTGAAAACGCAATCGATGCCGGAGCCACCCGAATTCAGGTGACAATCGAAGAAGGTGGCAAGAAAAAAATCCAGGTGACCGACAACGGAAAGGGCATGAATTCCGCCGACCTGGACCTGTGTTATTTACGCCACACGACCTCTAAACTTTTTAGCGCCGACGACCTTTTTCACTTACAGACGAACGGTTTTAGAGGCGAAGCCGTTGCCTCCATCGCCGCGGTATCCAAATTAACGATTACAAGTGCAACAGACGAAGGCGACAGTGGCCGACTCGTTTTGGAAGGCGGAAACGTTATTCGAAAAGAAGACGTTCAGGCAAGCCGCGGTACCACATTCTTAGTCGAAGACCTATTCTACAACACCCCCGTACGCCGCACATTCCTAAGCAGCGAAACTGCCGAAAGCACGCGCATTTTTGACGTTGTCCTAAAAACCGCTATTGCACATCCTGAAATTCGCTTTGACTATAAAGTCGGCGACAAGTCCGTTTTCACGGGAGTTCCCGGAGAACTCCGCAACCGCATCGCCGAGGCAATCGGTTCAAAAATCGCAAAGGTACTCCTTCCCGTCGACTACACCGAAGCGGGCGTTCATATCTGGGGGTACATCTCCCCAACCACCGAAACGAACGGCAAGCGGAACCACCAATTTTTATTTATCCGCAACCGCCCTATCGAAAGCAAGATGATCAGCAAAGCGGTGCAGCAGGCTTACGAACCTTACGGGGCACAGTGCAAACCGGTATCTGTCCTATTCATGGACATGCCGGATATGGAATTCGACGTAAACGTACACCCCGCCAAGAGGGAAGTCCGTTTCGCCAATCAGAACCTAGTCTTCTTGGTTGTCGCCCACGCCATTCGCGATACGTTTACAAAGAATATGGAGTCGAATTCACCGTTCATCGACTTAAGCGATGAAATCGCGGGCATTTCGCAAACGAAACCGACCGAAGTACAAGACAATCCCAAAGTTCCCTACGGCTTCGAAGAACCGATTTACAAGCCATCATCGAATTTTGCCCCAAGCCCCTCTGATTTTGCTACAAAGGAATCCTCGGGCGACATTCCTGAAATGTCCAACCGCCAGGCAACGCCTTTTAACTACGAAAGACATCGCGAGACCCACCCCGCCGAAGACCTTGCACAGGACATGTTCAGCCAGCCCGAAGCAGGCAAAGTAATTTCGCTCGAAGGCCATGTAAACGAAACGCCCGCCCCCACACCACAGTGGGTTCCGCCGACTTTTTTTCAGATTGCAAACACCTATATCGCAGGTGAAGATTCCAACGGGCTCTTAGTCATCGACCAACATGCGGCACACTCGCGAGTCCTTTATGAACAAGCTCTAGAGACTCTAAAAAAAGGTTCAGCCCTCGACAGTCAGGAACTTTTGTTCCCCGAACTTCTGGACCTTTCCAAAATAGAAGTCGAAGCACTCCGAAGCGTCGAGGATCAGTTCAAGCATCTGGGATTCTACATCGAACATTTCGGCGGCGAAACCTATCAGATACGCGCGATTCCAAGCGCACTCCCGCTTTCGCGCGCCATCAAGGCGGTCAAGGACTTTCTGGATAGCATCGGCGACGAAGGTAAAGGCGAAGGCGACATGGTAAAGGTGCAAGACACCATCGCGAAAGCCTGGGCAAATACGAACGCCTACCAGGCCGGCGACAAGCTAAAGCCCGAAGAAATGGCCGCACTCGTAAGTCAACTGATGCTCACCGAAGAGCCCCTCAAATCCCCCTACGGTCACCCGACGCTACTGCGCTTTACACTCGACGAATTGGCCAAGAAATTCAAGCGCTAG